Genomic DNA from Kiritimatiellia bacterium:
CACCTTGGGCTTGTTCTCCTGCGCGGCCTTCATCTTGCTCCGGCGCGCCTCGACGATCTGCGAAACGTGGTAAAGGAGATAGGAGCCGGTTCTCTCGAACAACTGGTCGGGCACCGGCACCCAGAGCGCATCGCCCTCGGGCGGCACCGGCACCGGCACGCCCTCGGGCAGCAGCTTTCCGTCCTGGAGCGTGAAGAAGGGCTTGTTGTAGCCCCGCACGCGCCGGGACATGTTTTCGGACCGGTCGTTGCCGCAATAGACCACCACGGTGAGATCCGGCTTCACGACGGGCTTGAGCTGCTTGAAGAGGAGGTACTGCTGGTCCGTGGCGTAGCCGTTCATCCCGGCGTTGAACCAGCGCACGGAGGGCACCGCCCGGTTCAGCAGCGCCGCCGGGTACTCGTCGTCCCCCACGCCGTAGCCCCACATGTTGGAGTCGCCGAGGAGGAGCACGCGGCGCTTGGTCGTGTCCAGGTCCCACGGCGTGTCGCGGAAGCCGCGCTCGTTTTGGGTCACCCGTACGCCGCTGCCGTGGCGGCTCGAGACGTTCGGCACACCCTTCCAGCCCAACTCCGGACTGAACATGAAAAAGACGCCCTTGTCCTGCGGGCCCGACGGTCCCTGCTCCAGCTTGCCGTAGAGGCGACGGCAGTAAAGTTCGCCGCCCAGCAGGGCCCCCGCCAGGGAGCCCAGCATGACCACGAGCAGCACGAATCCGAACACTTTGTTGCGGCCCGCCGAACCCGGGCCGGCCTTTTTCTTGTTTTCCGTGTCCATGATTTCCCTGTAAATCGTCGCCATCATCGGCCAGCCATACCGGCGGATCAAGGAGAAATCCCCCGTTTCTTTTCTCTTTTTTCATGGCGGATTCTCCCCTACTCTCGCCGATGCACCGGGACAAAAAAGCATGAAGACCTCTTCCATGCCCCGCGTCTGGGCCGTGACGCTGGGGTTCAACAACGCCGCGGACACGGTCGAGTGCCTGCAAAGCGTCGTCCGCAGCAAGGGCGTGGACCTTCGGCTGCTGCTGGTGGACAACGCCAGCCGCGACGACACGGTGGAGCGCGTCCTGAAGGAATTCCCGGCGGCCGGCGTGATCCGGCTCAAGGAGAACACCGGGTTCGCCCGGGGCTTCAACGTGGGACTGGTCCACGCGCTGCGCGAGGGCGCCGACTTCGTCTTCATGGTCAATAATGACACGACCATCGCCCCCGACCTGCTGCGGCGGCTGGTTGACGCCGCCGCGGCGGAGCCCCGCGCCGCGATCCTCGTGCCGAAAATCTACTACTACGACGAGCCGAAGGTCGTCTGGTCCGCCGGGGCCCGGTTCCGCGCCTTCCCGCCGGCGATCGTCATCCGGCGCGGCCGCGCGGAGGATGACGGGAGCCTCGACGCGCCGCTCGACCTTCCCTTCGCCACGACCTGCGCCCTCGGCTTCCCGCGCCGGGCGCTGGAAACCCTGGGCCTGCTGGACCGGAATTTTTTCTTCTTCAGCGAGGACTACGACCTGTCCCTGCGCGCGCGCGGGGCGGGAGAACTGATCCGGTTCGTGCCGGAGGCGCACATGTGGCACAAGGTCTCCAAGTCCACGAAGGTCGGCTCGCCCAACCCGTTCTTCTGGCGGACCTACGGGCGCAGCACGCGGATCTTCTGCCGCAAGCACCGCCGGGCCCACCCGTGGATGACCGGTCCCGCGCACCTGCTCTACGTCCTTCTGCGGATGATCGCCGAGGGCAAGCGGTTCGGGGTCCGGCCTTTTCTCGAAGGCTGGCGCGAGGGCGGCCGCGCGGAGGTGCTGCCCGTGCCGCAAGCCGACGGGAAGGGCGTGGACGAAGGCACGCTCGTCCGCGCCGCAACCCCGTTGTGAACAGGTCGTTGTCCGTGCTTCGTCCGCCGGCAGAGCGGCGGAACTACAGGAATCGGATCGACTTGTAGCTCCGGCGCCGGAGCTCGATCACGGTCCAGGACTGATTCATAAAGAATCACAACCTGATGCAAACAGCGTGAGCAAGGCCCGCGCAAAGCAGGGCCTGCGCTGGCCTCGAGGGCGAGGCCGCGCTACCCCGACGGCGAGGAGGCGGAACTCGGTGTAGCCCGCGACCGCCCTCGGTCGCAGGGCCGGCCAGCCCCGCGGACCCGTCCCCACAGGCTTCGCGAGATGAGCCGTCGTGAAAAAGACACATCCCCTTCATGGCAGGAGGGTTCCCCATCCTTGTGAATCAGTCCTGATCACCGCCTTTTCACAAGGGCTTGTCTTGGCGGCGTCTTTCGAGTAAGTTTCTACGCTGATATGACCTCGTCGTCGGAAAAGGCGGACCGTACGGCCGACTCCAAGGTGCCCGGCCACGGCAAACATGCCGGAGGGCGCCCTCCCAAGTTTCGCGAGTCCCGGCGCCCGGTCACGGTAACCCTTCCGGAGCGAATTTTGCGCGTGCTGGAATCGGTGGACCCGGACCGGGCCCGCGCGATCGTGCGGGTGACGGAAACCGTGACGGGCCGCGACCCCAAGCAGTTCAAACCGGTGGAACTCGTGGAGGTGCAACCCGGCAAGGCGATCATCCTCGTGGGTCCCTGCGCGCCCTTGCGCCATGTCAAGGGACTGCACCTGGTGGAGATCACGCCGGTGCGTTACCTTCTGACCATTCCTCCGGGCACGCCCGCGGAGTCCCTGGAGGTGGCCATCCTCGACATCATCGAGGGCAAACAGCCCATGGAGGAGCAGGAGCGCTCCGTTCTTTGCGAGTTGCGCAGATTGCTGTCCGTGCATCGCCGGGGCAGCAGGATGACCAAGGGCGAGATGCTGTTCGTGAACACCGACGGCAAGACCTGAAGCCGTGCCGCGCCGGCGCACGACCGGCCTGACCGTTCAGCCTCCCATCGGCTCGATGAAATCCGCGCCCAGCTTCGGGATGTCGCCCATGCGCTGGTGCAGGCCGCGGAACGCGCCCCGCCAGAGCGGGGTCACGCGGCCGGACGTGGCCTCGCGCGCGAGCAGGTAGGCCAGGTGGAGCGCCAGTTTCCCGGGCTTCATGTGCCGGCGGTAGAACCGGCTGAAGCTCTCGCCCCATTGCTCGTAAAACTCGGCGCCGGCCCGCTCCTCGGCGTCCTCCCGGTACCGCATCCGCGCCTCGGGCACGTAGCGCACGCGAAAGCCCTCCGCGCGGGCGCGCAGGGAGAAGTCGATGTCCTCGTAATAGAAGGCATAACCCGGGTCGAACAGCCCGATTTGCTCGAACACCTCGCGCTTCACGAGGAGCCCGCAGCTCACGGCGAAGTCCACCTCGCGCTCCTCCACGAAGGCCCCGGCCGCCGGCCGCCCCGCGCCGATGCTCTTGATGCCGGGCGGGAATTTCCGGAACCGCGTGCCGATGGACCAGATGAGGGCCGGGTCGTCGGCGCGCAGGATCTTCGGCGTCAGCAGGCCCGCCTCCGGATCGCGCTGCGCGACGCGGACGAGCTGGGA
This window encodes:
- a CDS encoding SGNH/GDSL hydrolase family protein, with amino-acid sequence MIRRYGWPMMATIYREIMDTENKKKAGPGSAGRNKVFGFVLLVVMLGSLAGALLGGELYCRRLYGKLEQGPSGPQDKGVFFMFSPELGWKGVPNVSSRHGSGVRVTQNERGFRDTPWDLDTTKRRVLLLGDSNMWGYGVGDDEYPAALLNRAVPSVRWFNAGMNGYATDQQYLLFKQLKPVVKPDLTVVVYCGNDRSENMSRRVRGYNKPFFTLQDGKLLPEGVPVPVPPEGDALWVPVPDQLFERTGSYLLYHVSQIVEARRSKMKAAQENKPKVLAGTAGEDPTEALVKALFEEADGKMLLVLISADEGLTELCRRENIPLLDMSATPAGQPGPNTYPGGRPKYGHWTPKGNRVAAELIGRAAMDLLRSP
- a CDS encoding glycosyltransferase family 2 protein; the protein is MKTSSMPRVWAVTLGFNNAADTVECLQSVVRSKGVDLRLLLVDNASRDDTVERVLKEFPAAGVIRLKENTGFARGFNVGLVHALREGADFVFMVNNDTTIAPDLLRRLVDAAAAEPRAAILVPKIYYYDEPKVVWSAGARFRAFPPAIVIRRGRAEDDGSLDAPLDLPFATTCALGFPRRALETLGLLDRNFFFFSEDYDLSLRARGAGELIRFVPEAHMWHKVSKSTKVGSPNPFFWRTYGRSTRIFCRKHRRAHPWMTGPAHLLYVLLRMIAEGKRFGVRPFLEGWREGGRAEVLPVPQADGKGVDEGTLVRAATPL